Proteins co-encoded in one Pelobates fuscus isolate aPelFus1 chromosome 5, aPelFus1.pri, whole genome shotgun sequence genomic window:
- the LOC134612695 gene encoding leukotriene B4 receptor 1-like: MMTETNTVSDMVTSLNYSLVNSTELTVLPSGSFLSVGIAILSVAFIIGLPGNAFIIWTVLTQIMKPNVTCTFILHLAVADTMVILTGPIFIHLLATGSWMFGSIICKLCHYIGILSMFASVFIITFMSLDRFLAVAMPFATKTMRTKIHIKTLVLAIWLLASVLAIPSLFFRSLKMNGNRLQCMLSHNNSAHILFQYLFETLFGFLIPFPIIVFSYLYICIRLRSAQFNKKHKASGLVILIVVTFALFWIPFHIVNILQILGVTTPNPITAQKFNMAVRLARPNVTALVFLSSSINPLLYTLAGGSFIRTAGISFMAKLFEGTSPEVSTFQKVTQVFRQKNKSDSVDLVKLGEHKSKHSIAIRQINGDSDENLTITRSCKENIELP; this comes from the coding sequence AATACAGTGAGCGACATGGTGACTTCACTTAACTATTCTCTGGTGAACTCCACTGAGCTGACGGTGCTTCCATCGGGATCCTTCCTATCTGTTGGAATAGCCATACTCTCTGTAGCATTCATCATTGGATTGCCAGGCAATGCCTTCATCATCTGGACTGTATTAACTCAGATAATGAAACCAAACGTTACTTGCACCTTTATCTTACATTTGGCCGTAGCAGATACCATGGTAATCCTCACTGGACCAATCTTCATTCACCTTCTGGCCACTGGCAGCTGGATGTTTGGGTCTATCATTTGTAAATTGTGTCATTACATTGGAATTCTTAGCATGTTTGCCAGTGTATTCATCATTACTTTTATGAGTCTAGATCGTTTCTTAGCTGTAGCTATGCCCTTTGCTACTAAGACAATGAGAACAAAAATACATATCAAGACCTTGGTTTTGGCAATATGGCTCTTAGCCTCAGTGTTGGCCATCCCCAGTTTATTTTTTCGCAGTTTGAAGATGAATGGAAACAGACTTCAGTGCATGCTCTCACATAACAATTCTGCACACATTCTCTTTCAATATCTATTTGAGACATTATTTGGATTTCTTATCCCATTCCCAATTATTGTTTTCAGCTACCTCTATATCTGTATACGGTTACGCAGTGCACAGTTCAACAAAAAGCACAAAGCAAGTGGGCTAGTTATTTTAATTGTTGTAACTTTTGCTCTATTCTGGATTCCTTTTCATATTGTTAACATCCTTCAAATTTTGGGAGTGACAACTCCCAACCCCATCACAGCACAAAAGTTTAACATGGCAGTACGACTTGCTCGTCCAAATGTCACAGCTCTGGTTTTTCTTAGTAGTAGTATTAACCCTTTGCTTTATACATTAGCTGGAGGTTCCTTCATCAGAACTGCAGGAATAAGTTTTATGGCCAAGCTCTTTGAAGGAACCTCCCCAGAGGTCTCCACTTTCCAGAAAGTCACTCAAGTCTTCCGTCAGAAGAATAAAAGTGATTCTGTAGACCTGGTGAAGCTTGGGGAACATAAGAGCAAACATTCCATAGCAATCAGACAGATTAATGGTGATTCTGATGAAAATCTGACTATTACAAGATCATGCAAAGAGAACATTGAACTACCTTGA